A DNA window from Archocentrus centrarchus isolate MPI-CPG fArcCen1 chromosome 15, fArcCen1, whole genome shotgun sequence contains the following coding sequences:
- the znf488 gene encoding zinc finger protein 488 isoform X1, translated as MSGGLTMDHTFLPRSIWTGDSKFLQHPSDLYTSVVVTRSIPAGTCFGPCVLQNTFYDSIAFIAQKSCDRRAKACVFRVDPEAMRNSALVLSWLRLVQAARNGEEQNTEAFLKAGQLYVRTTRDIRQEEELLIWYDRELSHLLGFTDITKGSKEELKCGRCNQVFGHEYPFLAHCRFLCAHVKTDNWSRELYEHKHVEIKKQHRVTDFHNIARDLEHKRTGNTDDAETSPKRRKYEETLYPKWRKTVLLEKTNISNDDNIAPSTKSYDQVAGDASSSEGKLKPDLLERKREEFAQGGESKATFTHDREVDARPVTGEGSSVHLSTNSAFSLVISNSQGEQKSAFCKPSKRSSPVDPQAHLSRASTAPSSRLEEMTDAFTSRTAVGYNNLVGSSILSSDLHTVPSPVALNSGFHYAPEHWSRNIGAQLQTTSSLTILPPTFTTLGVSVQNWCAKCNLSFRMTSDLVFHMRSHHKKEFAAESQVRRRREEKLTCPICHEYFRERHHLSRHMTSHN; from the exons ATGTCCGGTGG TTTAACGATGGATCATACTTTTCTGCCTCGGTCCATCTGGACCGGTGACAGTAAGTTCCTCCAGCATCCATCAGATCTCTACACCAGTGTGGTCGTTACGCGCAGCATCCCTGCAGGCACGTGCTTTGGTCCATGCGTGCTCCAGAACACTTTCTACGACTCCATCGCTTTTATAGCGCAGAAATCCTGTGACAGGAGAGCGAAAGCCTGTGTGTTCAGG GTCGACCCTGAGGCAATGCGTAATTCTGCCTTGGTGCTGTCCTGGTTGAGGCTTGTGCAAGCTGCGCGCAACGGGGAGGAGCAGAACACAGAAGCCTTTTTGAAAGCGGGTCAGCTGTACGTGCGGACTACTCGGGACATACGGCAGGAAGAAGAGCTGCTGATATGGTATGACCGTGAGCTGTCTCATCTGCTGGGCTTCACAGATATAACAAAAGGATCAAAAGAAG AATTAAAATGTGGACGGTGTAACCAGGTCTTCGGACATGAGTACCCTTTCCTGGCTCACTGCCGATTCTTATGTGCTCACGTAAAGACTGACAACTGGAGCCGTGAGCTTTACGAGCACAAGCACGTGGAAATTAAGAAGCAACACCGAGTCACAGATTTCCATAACATTGCCAGAGATTTGGAACACAAAAGAACTGGAAACACCGACGACGCAGAGACTTCACCGAAGAGGAGGAAATACGAGGAAACTCTTTATCCCAAATGGCGAAAAACTGTTCTGTtagagaaaacaaatatttcaaaTGATGACAATATTGCACCGTCGACCAAGAGTTACGACCAGGTAGCAGGAGACGCCTCTTCCTCTGAGGGGAAACTGAAACCGGATCTTTTGGAACGTAAACGTGAGGAGTTTGCTCAAGGTGGAGAATCCAAGGCGACTTTTACGCACGACAGAGAGGTGGATGCGCGGCCGGTGACAGGAGAGGGCTCTAGCGTGCATTTAAGCACCAACAGTGCGTTTTCTCTGGTGATATCTAATAGCCAGGGCGAACAGAAAAGCGCATTTTGTAAACCGAGTAAAAGAAGTTCTCCCGTTGACCCCCAAGCGCACCTCAGCAGAGCTTCAACAGCCCCCTCTAGCCGACTGGAGGAGATGACTGATGCGTTTACTTCCAGGACCGCTGTGGGATACAATAATCTTGTGGGATCCAGCATCCTAAGCAGTGACTTACATACTGTACCCTCTCCAGTTGCATTAAACAGTGGTTTCCATTACGCGCCGGAGCACTGGTCTAGAAACATAGGCGCTCAATTGCAAACCACATCATCTCTCACCATCCTTCCTCCGACTTTTACCACATTGGgcgtgtcggtgcagaactggTGCGCCAAATGCAATCTGTCCTTCCGCATGACCTCAGACCTCGTTTTCCACATGCGCTCTCACCACAAAAAAGAGTTCGCGGCGGAATCTCAGGTGAgaagaaggagggaggagaaaCTTACCTGCCCGATCTGCCACGAATACTTCCGAGAGCGGCACCACCTGTCAAGACATATGACCTCCCATAACTGA
- the znf488 gene encoding zinc finger protein 488 isoform X2 — MDHTFLPRSIWTGDSKFLQHPSDLYTSVVVTRSIPAGTCFGPCVLQNTFYDSIAFIAQKSCDRRAKACVFRVDPEAMRNSALVLSWLRLVQAARNGEEQNTEAFLKAGQLYVRTTRDIRQEEELLIWYDRELSHLLGFTDITKGSKEELKCGRCNQVFGHEYPFLAHCRFLCAHVKTDNWSRELYEHKHVEIKKQHRVTDFHNIARDLEHKRTGNTDDAETSPKRRKYEETLYPKWRKTVLLEKTNISNDDNIAPSTKSYDQVAGDASSSEGKLKPDLLERKREEFAQGGESKATFTHDREVDARPVTGEGSSVHLSTNSAFSLVISNSQGEQKSAFCKPSKRSSPVDPQAHLSRASTAPSSRLEEMTDAFTSRTAVGYNNLVGSSILSSDLHTVPSPVALNSGFHYAPEHWSRNIGAQLQTTSSLTILPPTFTTLGVSVQNWCAKCNLSFRMTSDLVFHMRSHHKKEFAAESQVRRRREEKLTCPICHEYFRERHHLSRHMTSHN, encoded by the exons ATGGATCATACTTTTCTGCCTCGGTCCATCTGGACCGGTGACAGTAAGTTCCTCCAGCATCCATCAGATCTCTACACCAGTGTGGTCGTTACGCGCAGCATCCCTGCAGGCACGTGCTTTGGTCCATGCGTGCTCCAGAACACTTTCTACGACTCCATCGCTTTTATAGCGCAGAAATCCTGTGACAGGAGAGCGAAAGCCTGTGTGTTCAGG GTCGACCCTGAGGCAATGCGTAATTCTGCCTTGGTGCTGTCCTGGTTGAGGCTTGTGCAAGCTGCGCGCAACGGGGAGGAGCAGAACACAGAAGCCTTTTTGAAAGCGGGTCAGCTGTACGTGCGGACTACTCGGGACATACGGCAGGAAGAAGAGCTGCTGATATGGTATGACCGTGAGCTGTCTCATCTGCTGGGCTTCACAGATATAACAAAAGGATCAAAAGAAG AATTAAAATGTGGACGGTGTAACCAGGTCTTCGGACATGAGTACCCTTTCCTGGCTCACTGCCGATTCTTATGTGCTCACGTAAAGACTGACAACTGGAGCCGTGAGCTTTACGAGCACAAGCACGTGGAAATTAAGAAGCAACACCGAGTCACAGATTTCCATAACATTGCCAGAGATTTGGAACACAAAAGAACTGGAAACACCGACGACGCAGAGACTTCACCGAAGAGGAGGAAATACGAGGAAACTCTTTATCCCAAATGGCGAAAAACTGTTCTGTtagagaaaacaaatatttcaaaTGATGACAATATTGCACCGTCGACCAAGAGTTACGACCAGGTAGCAGGAGACGCCTCTTCCTCTGAGGGGAAACTGAAACCGGATCTTTTGGAACGTAAACGTGAGGAGTTTGCTCAAGGTGGAGAATCCAAGGCGACTTTTACGCACGACAGAGAGGTGGATGCGCGGCCGGTGACAGGAGAGGGCTCTAGCGTGCATTTAAGCACCAACAGTGCGTTTTCTCTGGTGATATCTAATAGCCAGGGCGAACAGAAAAGCGCATTTTGTAAACCGAGTAAAAGAAGTTCTCCCGTTGACCCCCAAGCGCACCTCAGCAGAGCTTCAACAGCCCCCTCTAGCCGACTGGAGGAGATGACTGATGCGTTTACTTCCAGGACCGCTGTGGGATACAATAATCTTGTGGGATCCAGCATCCTAAGCAGTGACTTACATACTGTACCCTCTCCAGTTGCATTAAACAGTGGTTTCCATTACGCGCCGGAGCACTGGTCTAGAAACATAGGCGCTCAATTGCAAACCACATCATCTCTCACCATCCTTCCTCCGACTTTTACCACATTGGgcgtgtcggtgcagaactggTGCGCCAAATGCAATCTGTCCTTCCGCATGACCTCAGACCTCGTTTTCCACATGCGCTCTCACCACAAAAAAGAGTTCGCGGCGGAATCTCAGGTGAgaagaaggagggaggagaaaCTTACCTGCCCGATCTGCCACGAATACTTCCGAGAGCGGCACCACCTGTCAAGACATATGACCTCCCATAACTGA
- the gdf10a gene encoding growth/differentiation factor 10: MAVLGIISSHLFLVMFNYFLSAASLRTEDGNFLQPSLNQFSDDLEEDAVFQHMYRLYEKYNKENRLKEGNTVRSFRASQGSADHRMMYRLNFTTLQDSEVILSATFHFLLNRHPHQKPWFCKRFKSPTCRSSAVHPSVSINLLLYSFSSGSEVRSGSVGSFLGNVTFHPHRRGVWQMKDVTQVIKEARDRGHLFVSIELELGQQYRMKPEEMLSAGSMPYLLLYANDQALDEPNSVAASLQRYDPFNEGGEPSYSSQLLHRPNSSPEVKGRERREANLPSEPIQNNELPEVDYRPDSYRKDDLWKSTWYLTVKHKTKPGRKEKKRKSQEEKDMEQDRRVHEPRVLKDSERTSQGIKTNDLTMKNLKDSHKLTVSDGQKHERRNEGKGGKKHKGSTDTQSPVLRFDEQTMRKARRRQWSNTQHKGCSRRNLRVDFADIGWNEWVIAPKAFDAYYCAGTCGFPMPKVVKPTNHATIQSIVRAVGIIPGVPEPCCVPENMSPLAVLYQDESRNPVLKVYPNMTVQSCSCR, translated from the exons ATGGCAGTTCTCGGCATTATTTCCTCGCACCTGTTCCTGGTGATGTTTAACTATTTCCTGAGCGCAGCATCGTTAAGGACCGAAGACGGCAATTTCCTCCAGCCCTCGTTGAATCAGTTCTCAGATGACCTGGAGGAGGACGCGGTTTTTCAGCACATGTACAGGTTGTATGAGAAATACAACAAGGAAAACCGCCTCAAAGAAGGAAACACCGTTAGGAGTTTCAGAGCAAGCCAAG GTTCTGCTGACCACAGGATGATGTACCGACTAAACTTTACAACCCTCCAGGACTCAGAGGTCATCCTCTCTGCCACATTCCACTTCCTGCTGAACAGGCACCCACATCAAAAACCCTGGTTCTGCAAACGCTTCAAGAGCCCAACCTGTCGTTCCTCAGCCGTCCACCCTTCTGTGTCTATCAACTTGCTCCTTTATTCCTTCTCCtctgggtcagaggtcagatctGGGTCAGTGGGGTCATTTCTAGGCAATGTGACCTTCCACCCCCACAGGAGAGGGGTATGGCAGATGAAAGATGTGACCCAGGTCATTAAAGAGGCACGGGACAGGGGTCATCTGTTTGTGTCAATTGAATTGGAGTTAGGGCAACAGTACAGGATGAAGCCAGAGGAGATGCTCTCTGCTGGCAGTATGCCCTACCTGTTACTGTACGCAAACGACCAAGCTTTAGATGAGCCCAATAGCGTGGCTGCAAGCCTACAGAGATACGACCCATTTAACGAGGGAGGGGAGCCCTCATATTCCTCTCAGCTCCTGCACAGACCTAACTCCTCACCAGAGGTGAAAGGACGCGAGAGAAGGGAAGCAAATCTGCCCTCTGAACCCATCCAGAACAATGAGCTGCCCGAGGTTGACTACAGACCTGATTCATACAGGAAAGATGACCTTTGGAAGAGCACATGGTACCTCACAGTCAAACACAAGACTAAaccaggaaggaaggaaaagaagaggaagagccaGGAGGAAAAAGACATGGAGCAAGATAGAAGAGTGCATGAACCACGGGTTTTGAAAGACAGCGAAAGAACGTCACAGGGGATCAAAACCAATGATTTAACTATGAAAAATCTCAAAGATAGCCACAAATTGACTGTCAGTGATGGCCAAAAGCATGAGAGGAGAAATGAGGGAAAGGGTGGAAAGAAGCACAAGGGAAGCACTGATACACAGTCACCTGTTCTGAGATTTGATGAACAAACAATGCGTAAAGCCAGGAGGCGGCAGTGGAGTAACACCCAGCACAAAGGCTGCTCCAGAAGGAACCTCAGAGTGGATTTTGCAGATATTGGCTGGAATGAGTGGGTCATAGCACCCAAGGCCTTTGATGCTTACTATTGTGCTGGCACGTGTGGCTTTCCTATGCCCAAG GTGGTGAAGCCAACTAACCACGCTACCATTCAGAGCATAGTCCGAGCTGTTGGGATTATCCCTGGGGTTCCTGAACCCTGCTGCGTACCAGAAAATATGAGCCCTCTGGCTGTGCTCTACCAGGATGAATCCAGGAACCCAGTGCTCAAGGTTTATCCTAATATGACTGTCCAGTCCTGCTCCTGCAGATAG